From Streptosporangiales bacterium:
CCGCCACGGGTCGCCGCGTTGCGCCGCAGCTCCCGCGAGATCGTCGACGGCGAAAAGCGAAGCTGGCGCGCGATCTCACGCACACCATGGTCGCGGGCGCGCAGGATGGCGGTGGTCGATCCCATCCCACTGTTTTAGCCCCGTCGTGAGGAGAGCCGGGCCGTGCGGTTTGGAGCTCTGCTGCCACGTGCTGATGCAACGATGTCAGTCCGGCAAGTCCGGCAAGTCCGGCCAGTTCGGCAAGACTTGGAGGTTGTTGCCGGACTGGTCAAGCTCACCTCAGTCCGGCCAGTCCGGCCAGTCCGGCAAGTCCGGCAAGTCGGGCAGGGGTCAGGACTTGTTGCCGGACTGGTTGTCGTCGCGTGGGTGTAGCAATTCCGGCAGGGCAGACTGTACCTACGCCAAGTGAGAGAAGAAGGCGTCGGATGACCACCCGAACCAGGGTTGGCCGCTATGTCGCCGTTGACGACCCTCCTGTTGCCGTATCCGGTGAGGCGGGCTTGGTCTCGTCCCGGATCCATTGGAGGTAGGTCGGGTTGCCGCCGTTGATCGGCCGTGTGCTGATACTCGGCACCTGATACGGATGCTCCTGCTCGGCCAGTCGCACGAT
This genomic window contains:
- a CDS encoding helix-turn-helix domain-containing protein codes for the protein MGSTTAILRARDHGVREIARQLRFSPSTISRELRRNAATRGG